The Mercurialis annua linkage group LG7, ddMerAnnu1.2, whole genome shotgun sequence genome includes the window TCAACATCTAATATAATGAAGCAGGAATTAAAGATAAAGAATAAATGATTCACCATTCTTAAATGCCAGGAAGTCAAACACTGAGTGAAATAAAGAAACAACCATTGTGATCAACAAGAGGTAAGGATTTCCCTCCAAGAAGACCCTCTGAAATTAATAACAGTCATCAGCATATGTAAAACAAGGAAAAGCATAATGTTCCAAAAGAAGCAAGTCGgtcaattaaaataacatgaatTAAGCTTTAAACTTAAGTTCTATCTTTGGCAGTTAACAAGTTAGTCAAACTACTTCATATTGCCGGGATGTACTATTCTAATCTAACTTCATTGAGAGCATGAAACCGAAAAGACAGAACAATCATCCATAAGATATAGAGTGACACATATATAAATCTAAACCTGGGTGTCAGACCAACTTTATACAAGGACATATCAAACCAAAATCATACTATGACACACCTTCAGTTCATCAGCCTCGCCCTCAATCATACTACCATAACTACGATGAATTTGGAATGACTGATCAATCTGATGGAACAGCTGCCATTTTGTCATGCTGATAAGACCCACTTCCAGATTAAGTGGCAACTCTGTCACCGTCTCATTAACTTGAATTAACTTGTCTCTGAGCAACCAAAACTCATTGAAAAATATGGTAGGGTAGTAATTCCCTGTGCTAGGGTCAACATTCAAGACTGCAAATCTGAAGTCAAgaaattcaaagaaaaaatagaTGACTTCGTAGTTCGTAGTATTTACATAATTATGAATGCTCTTGCATGTTAGCACAGGCATCTTTTATTCTACTTGCAAAATTAGCGCTGCAAATTTGTTCTTAAAACTAACACCTCTTGTTTATGTTCTCCTCTTGATGAGAGCACATTTGTAAGACTAAAATTGTCAAACCCCAAAGATTCGAACAGTGAATCGAATAGAAGAATTAGATTCCATTTCTTATTCGAGTTTTTTGCAATCCAATCATGTATTGGTTTTCATTGGAAGATCTCTTACGGTAGTACCTTAAACAATTCTATGAAGTATGAACAAGTCCAGAAAGAAGAAATAAAcacatgaaaaataatttttggtcAGTGAGACATATCAATCAAGGATacaaggagaaatatttggcgGCACAGCATTATGTGGATATCTGCATACAAAATGAGAAAACTTATATTATTTTCACATAACATAAtgcttatcataatttttaacaATCAAGAATAATACTACAGCATATTTACTAACCCTAAAGAAAACTAACAAAAGAATGAGTACGAAAAGAATCATGTGAATATTTAGATAATTTTAAGAAATTACTTGAATATAACATCATTATCTTACTTTTGGAAAAACAATAGTACAAATATTTGGTATCACAAAGTCAGTAGTAAGTTCTCAGTTCCAGCTTAAAGTTCATCAGATTATATCAAAATTCAATATTTGGATACCTTGTAAAATCATCCACCAGATTGACTGTAACATTTGGTTTCCAATATGAAACCCACTCAACAGGTCCATTGTCAGTAGAATCAACTTCGCTGTCCCCAACTACCTGAAGCAACACATGTAAATCTAGATTAGAATGTTAActccaaagaaaaagaaatcaaaaaagTATAACGACTTAGCTAAAAGGACACAGATCTCCTATAAGGAATGATTGATACTAAAACAATTCCTAAGTAAGCATTGAGAATTAGAACCACTAGTTATGCAGCTTAAGCAGCAGCCAAAATCTACTATTGCTTTTACTTTTTCTCTACAAAAATTTCCTACAAATAGTTTTCTTTCAATAACATACTGACGGTGTCATCTATTGCTTGCCAATGATGTATTCGAtcttgaaaagaaaaaacaacatTCAAACATTTCTAGAAAACACTACAGTCCAGCTAATAATATCCATCATTCATCTTCAACCAAAAAATTGATGTTCCAGGACACCAGAAACAAAATGACATCAGTCACGATATGAAGCAGTTTAAAGCTTGGCAGATTTTAGCCCTCCATAGGCTGTagcaccaaaaataaaatattagaactTGGTTCACATAAGGATTGGATACAGTTGGCTGGGATTTGATAAATTGGCAATCACATAATCGAGACCCCCTTTCTCATACGGGATGCTTGAATCTATGCTGAAGCACTAATTCCTCAATAAAGTTCTTAGGAAGTGAATGTGGATACCCATCAcaattagttttgttttataatcaTCCTAAACTTGAATTAAGATTTGAGCAAACTCCAGGTTCAAATATGGCTTTCTGCATAAGAACTGGAGAAATATAGAATATAGAATATAGATAAATGTAAGGGCCCTAGTGAAGCATATTTTAGAACAAACGCAAACATGCAAAAAAAGGATAGGTAACAATTAACAAACAAGTGAATGCAGTCACATGGTTTCATAAGCGGACTCAACAATACACATGTCATTTATTATTCGTAAAACTCCAAAACTGAATTTGTATGAAAGTAGTCTGAGCAAAACAACAGAGTCTAGAAAAAACCTGTGAGATTGTCTCTCCCTCTTTTGGGTTCCCCAACAGACTCCTCCTTTTGTCTGCTCTGTGCTTGGGTAAGTAAACCACTAGAGCTGAAATCAATGAAAAGAAagtaaaactataaaaattcaGCATACATACACAAGAGTTAACAAACTCTTACTGGATGATACATGAATACCACACTTTCCAACTATGGACAATAAAAGAAGCAGaggaaaaccaaaaaaaaaagtctgAGGCGCAGTATGATATAAGGAAATCACGTTCCGTAAAAAGAGAGACAGAGAGGGAGATACTCACGGTGTGTTCTCCCGAATGCAAAAAGGGGTTGGTACTCGGGATCATTAGGGTCAGGAGGATAGCCAGATCGAGCAAGGAAAACATGGGCATAAAGAGAGGCGTTGTGCTTCAATGCCTGCAGCAAAGGGAAATAAGGGAATCTATAGGTTATAGGGGAGGAAAACACATAAAAGAAGCACAATCGGATGCATAATCGAGAACGAACGGTAAAGGAGACAGAAGTGCAATAATAATGAGATAGATGATTGAATGAATGAAGTTGAAATTAAATACCTCGGTAGGATAGTACTTGAGGGAGAGAGACCTAGTACTATCTGGTCCCCAAACACCATAAGGAATATTAGTTTCATGCCAAATAAGAGCAGATTCATTcccaaaatcattaaatttttcATGCTCAGACAGATAAAACCACATATCCTGCATAACCAATAAAATTAGAGTTGAGAAGCAGATTTTTAATCATAAAGCTAAGTAAAGTATAGAACTATTGAGCTTAACAAActacaaattgaaaaaataacgGATGTTAAACCCTAATTGagtaatagtaaaaaaaacaattagtaGGAGAGCAGGGAATTACAAGAGAATCTCCTTTTTGGAAGAGATTAGAGGTAAGGAGGGCAGGATCGGAGGGTTTCTTGCTCCCCGGAGAGAAGAATTTGGAGGCGAAATACCAAAACACCGCTATTCTTATGATTCCCGTTATTGTCTGCCCCATTCCTccttgctgctgctgctgctgctgctgcggTTGCTGCCTGCCTGCTACTGCCGCCGGCGGCGCCATATCGCTGAAGAGACTGCTGTGAGTGGGAGAAGCAAAAGCAGGCGGAGTTGAAATGGAATCGGGAACAATGAACGaatctttaatttctttttttcatcttactcttatatatatataaaagaataataataataataatatctgATTGAGATCTAGCAGGTGCGTGTGTTTCTAACTTTCTCTCtgtcttttaaattaataagatattttagtattttattttacttttaagaACCAATAAAAAATACTTATTGAAATATTTCTTTTGCAGGTAACATGTTTGTAAAAATGCCCAACCCAAAATCCAACATTCTCGGTAGTTAGCCATGCATAACTATAAACATGATTACCATCTGCTTGCATCAATTCTCAAATCATGTGCTTCACTCTCCGCCATTAAACCAGGCAAAGCCCATCATGCTTCCATTCTTAAATTAGGCCTTATTTCCTCCCATTATCTCACTAAATCACTTCTTAACATGTATGCAAAATGCGGTGCTTTTACCGATTCCACCACCTTATTTCGCGACTGCACTCATGATGATCCTGTGTTTTGGAATATTCTATTGTCTGGCTTTGCTGCCTCTCGTGATCATGATCTTCAGACGTTAAGCTTGTTCAGTCGAATGCTTGCTGACCATCGAGTTAAGCCGAGTTCCGTTACGGCTGCCATTGTTCTTCCTGTGTGCGCTCGCGTGCGAGATATTcatgttggtaaatgtttgcATTGTTATCTGGTGAAAGCTGGATTGGAGATGGATACGCTTGCTGGAAATGCTCTGGTCTCTATGTATGCGAAATGCGGGATGGTTCGCTATGATGCATATGCTGCTTTTGATAGCATTTATGACAAAGATGTTGTCTCGTGGAATGCTATTATTGCTGGGCTTTCTGAGAATAAGCTGGTGGACAGTGCATTGAGGTTGTTTTCTTTGATGCCCAAATGTTTAATAAGACCAAATCATGCGACCATCACTAACATTCTGCCCCTTTTTGCTTCTTTGGGTTCTGATACTGCATACTTTTTTGGGAAGGAGATTCACTGTTATGCCCTTCGGCACTATGAGTTGCTAGCTGATGTCTCTGTCTGGAATGCTATGCTGAGCTTCTACTTGACGGTTGGACATGTAAACGAAGCAGAATTGTTGTTTAGAAGGATGGGAATGAGGGATTTGATTTCTTGGAATGCTATCATTTCAGGATATGCGTCCAATGGCAAGTGGTCAAAATCTTTGGAATTATTTCAGGAATTACTCTCTTTAGGATCCAATGCGCCAGACTCTGTCACTCTTCTCAGTATTCTTCCAGCTTGTGCGCAACTTCAAAATTTGAAGGTTGGTAGAGCAATTCACGGTTATGTTATGAGACATCTTTATTTATGTCAGGATACATCTGTTGGGAATGCTTTGGTTAGTTTATATGCAAAATGCGACAACTTAGAAGCAGCATATCATACTTTTCTTATGATGCCTAGTAGAGATTTGATATCATGGAACTCAATGCTTGATGCCTTTATAGAGGGTGGACATAATGCTCAATTTTTGGAACTGTTACAGAGAATGAATTTGGAGGGAATCAGGCCTGACTCCATAACCGTTTTAACCATACTTCACTTTTGTGCCAATGTTATAATACCATACAAGGCTAAAGAGACCCATTGCTATGCACTTAGGTGTGGCTTTTTACAGTCTGATGCTGAGCCTACTACTAGAAATGCAATACTTGACACGTATGCCAGGTGTGGTAATATTGAGTATGcatttaaaattttccaatgTTTATCAGAGAATAGGAATTTGGTTACGTTCAACTCAATGATCTCAGGTTATGTAAATTGCGGGTTATATGATGACGCGTGTGTGATTTTTAAGAAGATGCCTGCATCTGATTTAACTACTTGGAATCTGATGGTTCGAGGTTGTGTTGAAAATGATCGCGCTGATCAGGCATTTGATCTTTTCCGCCAACTACAAGCCAGAGGAATGAAGCCAGATGCAGTTACAATTATGGGTCTCCTCCCAGCTTGTGCACAAATGGCTGCAGTACTTTTGATGAAAGAGTGTCATGGATATGTGATTAGAGCTTGTTTTGATGATGCCCGCTTGGAGGGAGCTCTTTTGGATTTATATGCAAAATGTGGTAGCATAGGTTATGCTTCAAAGCTTTTCCAATCAAACCCAGAGAGAGATCTAGTTACATTTACTGCTATGGTTGGTGGATATGCTATGCATGGTATGGGAGAGGAAGCAATCAGGATTTTCTCCGATATGCTCGAATC containing:
- the LOC126654803 gene encoding putative pentatricopeptide repeat-containing protein At5g08490; amino-acid sequence: MHNYKHDYHLLASILKSCASLSAIKPGKAHHASILKLGLISSHYLTKSLLNMYAKCGAFTDSTTLFRDCTHDDPVFWNILLSGFAASRDHDLQTLSLFSRMLADHRVKPSSVTAAIVLPVCARVRDIHVGKCLHCYLVKAGLEMDTLAGNALVSMYAKCGMVRYDAYAAFDSIYDKDVVSWNAIIAGLSENKLVDSALRLFSLMPKCLIRPNHATITNILPLFASLGSDTAYFFGKEIHCYALRHYELLADVSVWNAMLSFYLTVGHVNEAELLFRRMGMRDLISWNAIISGYASNGKWSKSLELFQELLSLGSNAPDSVTLLSILPACAQLQNLKVGRAIHGYVMRHLYLCQDTSVGNALVSLYAKCDNLEAAYHTFLMMPSRDLISWNSMLDAFIEGGHNAQFLELLQRMNLEGIRPDSITVLTILHFCANVIIPYKAKETHCYALRCGFLQSDAEPTTRNAILDTYARCGNIEYAFKIFQCLSENRNLVTFNSMISGYVNCGLYDDACVIFKKMPASDLTTWNLMVRGCVENDRADQAFDLFRQLQARGMKPDAVTIMGLLPACAQMAAVLLMKECHGYVIRACFDDARLEGALLDLYAKCGSIGYASKLFQSNPERDLVTFTAMVGGYAMHGMGEEAIRIFSDMLESGVKPDHIVITAVLSACCHSGLVDEGLKIFYSIENVHGMRPTMEQYCCVVDLLARGGRIDDAYSLVTGMRIQANANVWGALLGACRIYHEVELGHTVAKHLFKIEANNIGNYVVMSNLFAADARWDRVMEIRKQMRTRDLKKPAGCSWIEVEKRKNIFVAGDFSHPQRSNIYTSLQTLDFQIKEPFHLHKLPDTTYNSTTPGAWMELAI
- the LOC126654804 gene encoding uncharacterized protein LOC126654804, translated to MAPPAAVAGRQQPQQQQQQQQGGMGQTITGIIRIAVFWYFASKFFSPGSKKPSDPALLTSNLFQKGDSLDMWFYLSEHEKFNDFGNESALIWHETNIPYGVWGPDSTRSLSLKYYPTEALKHNASLYAHVFLARSGYPPDPNDPEYQPLFAFGRTHPLVVYLPKHRADKRRSLLGNPKEGETISQVVGDSEVDSTDNGPVEWVSYWKPNVTVNLVDDFTRYPHNAVPPNISPFLNVDPSTGNYYPTIFFNEFWLLRDKLIQVNETVTELPLNLEVGLISMTKWQLFHQIDQSFQIHRSYGSMIEGEADELKRVFLEGNPYLLLITMVVSLFHSVFDFLAFKNDIQFWNKNKSMEGLSAKSVVVSFISQLIVFLYLLDNDTSWMILASSGVGCCIEFWKIGKAMHIELDRSGKIPMLRFRDRETYAGNKTKEYDDLAMKYLSYVLFFLCGCSAVYSLMYERHRSWYSWILSSLTSCVYMFGFIMMCPQLFINYKLKSVAHLPWRQMTYKFLNTIIDDLFAFVIKMPTLHRLSVFRDDLIFLIFIYQKWVYPVDKTRVNEFGFGGEDDQATNTDASATQIEDKKTN